The Maridesulfovibrio sp. genomic sequence TGACAGGGTTATTACCCACGACAAGATGTCCTGTATCCAGCGAATAAGCTATTTTTTTGGTATCAAGATTACGGATAAGACCTTTAGGACCGCGCAGACGCACGGAAACCTTACTGATCATCCCTTCGCGGATAATCATACCCTGCGGGGGATTGACTATCTCCAGCGGAAATTCCACCCATGTCTCAACAAGATCACGCCCGGTAACCAAATACCAGGTCAAAAGAGCCATCATGAGGGCCATTGCGGCTATTTTCCAGTGCTGTGTTTTCATACCATTAAGTCAATACGTTTTTGAGGACTCTTTTAAGCCTGACCATATCAAGGCTTGTAGTCAATTTACCACCGATTGCAGCAGAAATAGTACCGCGCTCCTCGGAAACAACAAGGGCAATGGCATCAGTCTCCTCGCTGATCCCAAGGGCTGCCCTGTGCCGGGTGCCGATGGAACTCTGGCGGGTAGGGACCTGTGCCAGCGGCAGAATACAGGAAGCAGCTACAATCTTGTTGGATTGAATAACCACCGCCCCGTCATGCAACGGAGTGTCCGGCCAGAAAATATTAACCAGCAGTTGCTTGCTGACCCGGCCATTTATTTCGATCCCTTTTTCAAGAATATCACCAAGGGGTACGTTCTTCTGAATAACCAGCAAGGCCCCGATTTTCTGACGGGCCATGGAATCCATGGCGGAGCAGATTTCATCGATCACCGCAATCTCGAAATCCTGTTTACGCCAGAAACGCCCTGCTCCCATCTGGGCCAGTCCTTTACGTATATCCCTCTGAAAAAGAACGATAATTACAAGGAAGATAGAACTTAAAAAATTCGTCAGCAACCAGTTCAGTGTATAGAGGCCGAAAACATCAGAAAGGTAGTAGACAAGCAGAACCAGCAAAAGTCCCCAGATTACCGCAGCAGCACGGGTTCCGCGCACCAGCAGGATGATGTAAAAATAGACAATAGCCACCAGACCTATGTCCAGCAGCTCTTTCCAGGAGATTTGAAAGCCCAGAAATTCAAACATCAATAATCCCCGCAGATCTCCTTTACTATCTTCAAAGTCTGGCTGGTCAGCCCAACCTCATGCACCCTATGGATGGGAACCCCGCGAGCTGCTAAAACAGCAGTGGCAGCCTGAGTCGCATTCTGCCGCTCATCCGATTCCAATCCCAACAATTTACCCCAAAGTGACTTGTTTGAAAGCCCCATATAAACCGGGAAACCCAATTCCATAAACCGATCAATTCGGCGCAGAATAGCCAGATTATGCTCTAGGGTTTTCCCAAAACCAATACCGGGATCAATCACTATATGACTTTCGGGTAAGCCTGACTTTATGAGTTTTTCAAGACTTTTTTCAAAAAAACTCAAAATATCTTCTATTACATTATCATAAGTCGGCGACAATTGCATCTGCTCCGGGCTACCCTGACTGTGCATGAGCACATAACCCGGCTTGAGGTCGGCTACTACCTCCAGCAAGGTTGGGTCCTGGGAAAATGCCGAGACATCATTCACAATTGCGGCCCCGGCCTCTATGGAAGCACGGGCCACCCCGCTTTTAACCGTATCAACAGAAACCACATAATCACGGCTCAATTCCTTGATTACCGGGATTACACGAGCCAGCTCGTCTTCCAAAGAAACGGGATCGGCAAATGGCCGTGTGCTCTCACCACCCACATCAAGAATATCCGCCCCCTGTTCAGCAAGCAGGCGGCCATGCTCAATAGCCTGCCGCGGATCATAGTTCTTTCCCCCGTCATAAAAGGAATCAGGGGTAACATTAACAATACCGGCAATAAAAAAAGGGGCAGGGCCTAACACCCTGCCCCCATTTATGGTCCAAGAATAATTACGGGACATAAATCCTGAATCCTTATTCGGAACTTTTTTTATCTTCAGAAGCTTCAGGCTCTTCAGCTTTGTCTTCTTTATCAGTCTCTGCAGGTTTATCTGAGAGCTTGAATTCATCTTCAGTATTTTCTGCCTGATCTGGAGTCTGCTCTTCAAAAGCAAACTCACCCTTTTCAGCCTCTTCGTCCTGCTCAGACTCGACAACAGGAGTGTAGCCGGGTTTGGAAGTTGAGCCGTACGCCCTCGAGGCAGAAGCAGGTTTTGAGGGAGTTACGGTTTCAAGAGGAGGAAGCTCGCCGCCGGTCATGAGTATATCGAGATCGTTGCCGTCGATAGTCTCACGCTCAAGCAGGGCTGCGGAAACAGCATGCAGAGACTTTTCATTATCGGAAAGGAGTCTGTTAGCGGTTTCGTAAGCGGTATCAATAATCCGTCTGACCTCGGAATCAATGAGGCGTGAAGTATCTTCACTGAAGTCCTTGTGCTGAACAAGTTCTTTGCCGAGGAAAACCTGATCCTGACTTTCACCGAAGGTCATGGGACCGAGTTTTTCGCTCATACCCCATTGGCAGACCATGGAACGGGCCATCTTGGTGGCGCGCTCAATATCATTGCTGGCCCCGGTGGTAACCTGATTGAGAATCAGTTCCTCAGCCACTCGCCCGCCGAGCAGCATAACCAGAGTATCTTCAAGATATGCTTTATTGTAATTATGGCGGTCATCCACGGGCAGCTGCTGGGTCACACCCAGAGCACGGCCACGGGGAATAATGGTAACCTTGTGAACAGGGTCGCAGTTCTCAAGCAGTTTAGCGATGAGAGCATGACCGGCTTCATGATAAGCAGTGGTCTTTTTATCCTCATCGGTAAGAATCAGGCTGCGGCGTTCGCGGCCCATGAGGACTTTATCTTTGGCTTCTTCGAAATCAGCCATTTTGACATAGTCCTGATTATTCTTAGCTGCATACAGAGCTGCCTCGTTAACGAGGTTTTCAAGGTCCGCACCGGAGAATCCGGGAGTACCGCGGGCTATGACATCAAGGTCAATTTCACCGGCAAGAGGAGTTTTACGGGTATGAACCTTGAGGATATGTGCACGGCCCTGAACATCCGGAGTAGGCACGACAACCTGTCTGTCAAAACGACCGGGACGCAGGAGCGCGGGATCGAGTACATCAGGTCTGTTGGTTGCCGCAATGAGGATTACCCCTTCGTTGGACTCAAAACCGTCCATTTCAACCAGCAACTGGTTCAAGGTCTGTTCACGCTCATCATGTCCGCCACCGAGACCAGCGCCACGCTGGCGCCCGACAGCATCAATTTCATCAATAAAGATAAGGCAGGGTGCATTTTTTTTACCCTGTGCGAAAAGGTCACGCACACGGGAAGCACCGACACCTACAAACATTTCAACAAAATCGGAACCGGAAATGGAAAAGAAAGGAACACCTGCTTCACCGGCAACTGCACGGGCAAGCAAAGTTTTACCGGTACCGGGGGGGCCCACCAGCAGCACACCTTTAGGGATTCGTCCGCCAAGACGGGTGAATTTTTTAGGCTCGCTAAGGAACTGAACAACCTCGGAAAGTTCATCCTTGGCTTCGTCAACTCCGGCAACATCATCAAAAGTTACGCGAGCTGTTTCTTCATTTATCATCCGCGCACGGGAACGCCCGAAAGACATGGCACCGCCACGGCCTCCACCGCCTCCCTGCATCTGACGCATGAAGAAAATCCATACCCCGACCAGAAGCAGCATGGGAAACCATGATATGAACAGGGTCATATACCATGGAGCCTCTTCTTCAGGCTCGGCCACAACTTCAATTTTGTTTTTGAGCAGATGTTGTACAAGGGCCGGATCATCGGGGTTATAAGTGACGAAACGTTTGTCACCAACCATTACCCCACTCATCTTCTGCCCCTGAATCTTTACTTGAAGGACTTCTCCTTCATCGACCCTGCTTAAAAAGTCGGTGTAGGAAAGTTTGAGCTGGGAAGTCTGCGGCTGATTGAACAAATTGAATAAAACAATCATTACCAGCATAATGGTTACCCAGACCAAGAGATTCTTGGCAAAACTATTCAAAGTCAATCTCCTTAGATATGCGTCCGGTCTGCCAGAGCCTGTCAATATGCGGCAAGCACCGGACTGTATTTACATTTTTTCTACAGTTTCAATCAGGTATTAATAAGACTAATTCGGGAAAAGGCAAGTCATATTCAAAAATATTATTATGCTTGCCCTTTGCCATCAAAATTGTTAGCCCTTTTTTCTTCAAAGCGGAAGTGTATCGTAACCGGTGTTGCGCCTGGACTTCAAATCCAGTGGACGGGTTAACCCTCGTCGGTAGGTTCGACTCCTATACACTTCCGCCATTTTATTTCAGCCTAAATCTATTTTTTTCTCAGCTCTCCGCCCAGAGAGACCTTTCGCAACAGAATCCAAATTTATTAAACTGTTATTTATTTTAGAAATGTCCGCCATCTATCAGTG encodes the following:
- the ftsH gene encoding ATP-dependent zinc metalloprotease FtsH — translated: MNSFAKNLLVWVTIMLVMIVLFNLFNQPQTSQLKLSYTDFLSRVDEGEVLQVKIQGQKMSGVMVGDKRFVTYNPDDPALVQHLLKNKIEVVAEPEEEAPWYMTLFISWFPMLLLVGVWIFFMRQMQGGGGGRGGAMSFGRSRARMINEETARVTFDDVAGVDEAKDELSEVVQFLSEPKKFTRLGGRIPKGVLLVGPPGTGKTLLARAVAGEAGVPFFSISGSDFVEMFVGVGASRVRDLFAQGKKNAPCLIFIDEIDAVGRQRGAGLGGGHDEREQTLNQLLVEMDGFESNEGVILIAATNRPDVLDPALLRPGRFDRQVVVPTPDVQGRAHILKVHTRKTPLAGEIDLDVIARGTPGFSGADLENLVNEAALYAAKNNQDYVKMADFEEAKDKVLMGRERRSLILTDEDKKTTAYHEAGHALIAKLLENCDPVHKVTIIPRGRALGVTQQLPVDDRHNYNKAYLEDTLVMLLGGRVAEELILNQVTTGASNDIERATKMARSMVCQWGMSEKLGPMTFGESQDQVFLGKELVQHKDFSEDTSRLIDSEVRRIIDTAYETANRLLSDNEKSLHAVSAALLERETIDGNDLDILMTGGELPPLETVTPSKPASASRAYGSTSKPGYTPVVESEQDEEAEKGEFAFEEQTPDQAENTEDEFKLSDKPAETDKEDKAEEPEASEDKKSSE
- the folP gene encoding dihydropteroate synthase — translated: MSRNYSWTINGGRVLGPAPFFIAGIVNVTPDSFYDGGKNYDPRQAIEHGRLLAEQGADILDVGGESTRPFADPVSLEDELARVIPVIKELSRDYVVSVDTVKSGVARASIEAGAAIVNDVSAFSQDPTLLEVVADLKPGYVLMHSQGSPEQMQLSPTYDNVIEDILSFFEKSLEKLIKSGLPESHIVIDPGIGFGKTLEHNLAILRRIDRFMELGFPVYMGLSNKSLWGKLLGLESDERQNATQAATAVLAARGVPIHRVHEVGLTSQTLKIVKEICGDY
- the cdaA gene encoding diadenylate cyclase CdaA, with amino-acid sequence MFEFLGFQISWKELLDIGLVAIVYFYIILLVRGTRAAAVIWGLLLVLLVYYLSDVFGLYTLNWLLTNFLSSIFLVIIVLFQRDIRKGLAQMGAGRFWRKQDFEIAVIDEICSAMDSMARQKIGALLVIQKNVPLGDILEKGIEINGRVSKQLLVNIFWPDTPLHDGAVVIQSNKIVAASCILPLAQVPTRQSSIGTRHRAALGISEETDAIALVVSEERGTISAAIGGKLTTSLDMVRLKRVLKNVLT